The DNA segment GTTCGCTGACAAGCACGTCTACGATTGCGGCTACCCTCCCACCGTTTCCTCGCCGCTGCCCATCGCCGCCCCCTCGTCCGCTTCTTCCTCCACCTCGTCCAAGTCCCACTACGGTATGCTGGTGGGCTCCCCCTCCCAGGCGGCTTTCCACCTGACTCTGGAGCCGGCCAGCCACCAGCAGCTAACGCCTTCTCAGGAGCTGACGGAGCAGCTGGAGAAGCAGCACTCGCCCGGAGCCTTCAACCTACCTCCCCAGGATCTGACCGCCCAGACGGAAAGCTCCAAGGGGCAACAAGCCAAGGCCGGGGCCGGCGCCGCCAACGGTTCCGGCTACTCGGACCTGTCTCCTTTGAACCCCCCGAAAGAATCCACCACGTACCAGATTGAGAATTTCGCCCAGGCCTTCGGCTCCCAGTTCAAGTCGGGACGCCGCACCCCTCTGAGCTACGGCAGCGACCCCGGGGCGGAGGTGGACCACAGAATACGGACTCCGGTCTCAGAGTTCTCAGGGTATAGCAGCTTGTTAGCTGACGTCAGTGAGCCAGTCAGTACAGGATCAAAAACCCCAACAAGCCAAAGTTTCAGATAAGGCTCAGGCGAGATGAAACCAGTtggggatggaggggggggggggggggggcgttgtaTTTGTCCACCCTGCCCCGCCTCCTACTcatcaaaattttgtttttcgtagcaattttattttaaacactGCCATCAAATGTTGATGCAAACATGACCAGGGAGGGTCTTCCATGGCCTCAaatgcaattttttatttttttttaatcacgtaTTTTAGTCTCTTACATTTTGTTGGGAAAatgtaggttttttttgttttttttaatgatcgtAAACCGTAgattttaaatgtaatttaaaacattttgagGGTAGAGATGAACTTGCATTTCGTATTACTTTCCAAACCCTTGTGTTTTACCAATTGTCATCccattgtaaaataataatgttGATAATTACAcacacagtaaaaaaacaacacttgtgGCAGGGAAAGCCCAGAActcaaatggcaaaaaaaaaaaaaaagtatatattgtCTGTTACAAGAAACGTATTAACTCAGGAAATAGGCAAAATTGTGTAATAAGACTTTGTATTTTGAGATGCAATTAGCACAGTTTTTACAGGTGTACTTTGAAACGACAAagctttgaattttttttattattttttttgtgcgtcTTCAACTTTACTCCACACGATCACCATGTTTTAGTCCAAATGATGGTACTGTTGCGTATCAATGTGAAACCAGCTTGGAGAAAAGAACTCCATTGAAACGCGTTTGACTGAAAACACGACGGACGTACGTACGGCCAGCAAGCAAACGGAAACGCTCACCTCACTTTTTTGGTGTGCGTGTCAATGGAATCAagcaagcacttttttttttttctttttcccccaaaaaagaaacataTCATCAGCAGAAACAGCAACCCATTCAGTTTGTGATTcttaatgtttattttaaaaggAGAAAACTGTGAACAAGGGTTTTGGGAGGGTGTGATGATGCTTTTAAtgggcatttttatttttgaatttcttggaagggggggcggggcttaaTTATTCTCTTGCGGTTTGTCGGGTGATGTAAAAAGTGGATTTGCCATAATTTTGTGCGACAATATTTTGAGAGTAGCTCTTTGTATTTAAGTGTTTCTCCAGAGCTCGACTGACATGCTGGAACttttctcagttttttttttttttttacattgtattTATTCTCCATTATCCGCCACACACCTTTGTAGCGCCAATGCAGCAGAAGAGTTAATTTATACAACACGCCTCCTGAATATGCATCAGTCCTGCACACACAATGAACAATGGCCTTCTTTGTCTTCCGCGGTTAAAGCCATTCTCTCTATCCCGGCACCcagggttgattttttttcagttaGTCAATTCCCTGCGAGCCCCCCCGCCCAACTGTCCCTCTCTGCTGGTTTTCTGGGACTCTGAAGCTGCAAAGggggaagaacaaaaaaaaaaaaaaacttgacagaCCAGCAACATCCCTCCAAACACTATGCTTTGAACGGAAATGGAGAGAAAAAGACGATAAGATTGACTAAATATACCTCATATCATAAAAGCGTAAGAAAGCAGGGACACGCGTTATGTTGTATGTAGTGGAAATATTTGTAGAATAGATTGGACATGTTGTCATCATTTTTACATTGCCTGTGTTTACAATGATAGAACAAGTGACTtgtcaaaatgcaaaatgtattttttatttttttttttggtgcgagggaggggggtttgttttattttaatgtggAAACATCCATGCCAAGCAGTGTTGCATTCTAGATGCCTcgtagaatttctttttttttttttcactcatgGTATATCTCTTATTTTTGTTACTTGCCATAATGTGTTTTTGATATGAACTCTAGAAGTAtgttgtttacaaaaatgtacaaaacacTAAAATGTGTGTTCATTTTTTGTCTTGAGTTTTTATCAAGTATGCATGATttttatggcttttttttctgactGTCACCTCAATACCAAATGTTGTAGCAGAagcctccccctccctcttccTTCCTTTGTCTCATTAGTAGTAGACCCTCGTGACATGATTTCCCGGACTGTACCTGTTATTGAGATGATGACCGGATTAGAgaagccaataaaaaaaactttttgttacaaaacaaaaaagcattgCCTTTGGGTTTGTTGGTGGTGCTACCGCAAGACTTCTCCCCGAttcctttttttgtgtcatCACCAGAACCCTATTTAAATCGGAAAAAAATGGCCATTTTTTAGCTTGAAAGTTAGTGCTTTTATGTCTAATCTGTTTTTGCAGGCAGCGTGTCCAACTACAGCTATCAAACTTTAGTTTTTCCAGCATCTGGACCAAAACGCCATTTTCGGCAAAGGTAAGTCgaccaaaaatgtcaaaaagtgtATTTTGATCCATGAATGTTAACTGTTCAATTTCTATTCACAGGTTGCTTGTCTGCAAATTTGAACTGCAATGGCCAACGTCACGCTAAAAGGTAAATTCAGAACATACTCATCAAATCTGAGAACAAAATAATGCGGCAACATGAAGGTTATTTAAGTTGAAAAATCTATTTACTGCTTTTGATGTTTGCTTCATGGAAAGCAATATCTTTGAGTGACTCGACATTGATTTGAAGCGTGTGGGTTTTGTTCtgattgtgtgtctgtgtgtgtgtgtgggggggggaggtaaatacatttttccaccaacGCCCTCTGATGACGTCGGGGCTGGGTTAAGGTGCGTGTATCTTCCCGATAGCATCCGGGATCAAAGTCAACTTTCAGATAATGCCAGCAAAACGGGAAGTTAAGGAACGTCTAATTAACTTTTATTGACTAAATTTGACTTTGATCGTTCCAGCTTTTGCGTGGAACCAATTCTACCTGTCCGTATTATGAGTTTATTTTTAGAAGCAAGGTGGAATGATCCGTCATGGGATTGAGGGCTCAAAGTTCACTAGCCGCACCTTTGTCCCGGGCCAAACTTAATGGCCACCAGGTTTTCCCATTATGTTTAAGTGTTGTGAAATCATGTTTGTCCAAGATGTTGTCTCAGGGTTTAATAGAAACTAGAAGATCTGTTGCAACTTTATAAACCAACAAAAGAAAGGAAGCAATGTGTGTTCCTCCTCACcgccatttttttaaacatgttccctttcattcagtttttttttttctcagcaggCGGAATAAGGAAGTAAGATGTGTTTTGGGAACTTTGCTACATCATAATAAACACATCGCCAGGTCAACATCGTAATAAATGACCTTTGGCACTCCCGTGTTGCCTTATTCACTCAACatgaaatttattttaaaattgaaaaCCATTTGACATGACAAAATGAATTCAACGAAAAACTACAAATACGTGCCCCCATCCGTCAAAAGTGAGCTTggttctctttaaaaaaaaaaaaaagaaaagaaaaaaagttcgatttttctcattcatttttttatccATGAAGTTCATCcgtaaaaggaaagaaaacctTTTGAAATTCATAACCACTTGGTGTATCGTCCATTGGGAAACATTTTCCTCCTGGACAGTTGGTCGTCTCATATTCCAGCCTCCTTGAAGGAGTGGCTAATGATTAAAAAGTGAGCCCAGCAGCCAAGCCGTCATCATCCAAGTTGGAAGGACCAAGCTTACACGACTTGCAGCTTTCggagaattgtttttttctttttcgtggtacaatttttgttttcttagtaCTGTGATGACGCCGCAATTGAAATTTATCCTTTGCCTGTTTGCGACCTGTAAGTAAGATGATTTTTGAATGGAATTGTCATGAAGTTTACATCTAAATTTACTCAGTcttactttgacttttttgttttacatctTGGGTTTATCTTAAGCTCtgattaatttcttttttcttagcAACGTGAGTCAGCTTGTTTGCGTAGCCGCTCAATATCTGACTTAGTCCAAGTGCACACTGTCAATATTTGACTAGTGTGTTGATAATAGCAATTAAATCCTAAGCCATTGGTTATACCttcccttttattttttattttcatttttttattttttgtgggcCTTTCTTAGAGGCTGACACTGAATGAGGAATAAGAATTTGGTGTGTAGAAAGCCCATTTTGTCTGTGATCGTAACACTGCTTACCAACAGCGTGTCAAAATAAGGCTACAAGGAAATAGAGGTTATAAAATCAAAGTCCCAAATTTAAAATCTCTTCAACACAAGCTCTTATTTTGGTTGTTCCCTCATTTATTGCAGGTGCTGTTGAGCTAGTCGTGACAAATGCTGTCAATCCCACCGAGGCACCGGAACTGACAACACTCAGTCCAGTGACGCCTGGGTCCAACAATCCGACTGAGCAACCAAAACCAACAATGGCCACTCCAGCAACGCCTGCACCCGTCAATCTGACTGAGCaaccaaaacaaacaatggCAACTCCAGCGACGCCTGCACCCGTCAATTCGACTGAGCAACCAAAATCAACAACGCCCACTCCAGCGACGTCTGGGTCCACCAATCCGACTGAGCAACCAAAACCAACAGCGCCCACTCTTGCGACGTCTGGGTCCACCAATCCGACCCTCCAGCCAAACCAAACAACACCTGGAAAAAACAATTCTACAATCTCAACTGATTCAGTCAGTCCAGCAACAGATCCTAAGCCCACAATTGTACCAGGTACATCTAGTCATATTTGAATCCTTTGGAAAGTGtcttgcatgtttttgtttctttctgtgTAGATATCTGtgagcgactgccatgtccTAGCGGGAGCCAATGCGAGGCTCGTGCCAATAATAGCCGCGTCTGCTTGTGTATGGCCGGCGATTACTTCAATGAGGGCAGCCAGCGTTGTGAGACGGGTAAGTAGCGATGCAAATGTTTCACTAATACTTTTGAATCTGTCCTCAACtgtaaacattttaatatttcaGCCAAAGTCTTCCCTGGACAGCTGGGAGTGCCTGCAATAGAATTTCAAAATgacatgaaaaacaaaacatcacctGCGTTTCAACTTGCTGCCAagcaaatttctcatgaggtcAAATTTGTCTTGCGTTTCTACATGGAATTGTTTGATAAAAATCTctaaaagaatatttttttctatccATTACACAGGTTTATATACTTTTCACGAAGACACCTGGTTACTTGGGGTCCATTGTGCTGGAActcaagtaagtccaaaaagCAATTTCTTCTTCTGTCTGCTTCCATGGGAGGTTTTTGCTTCTAATCATGTCAACTTCTGTCCGTGTAGGAAAATTGAACCTCCAAAAGTACGAGCCGCGCCGGGTGTCATTGCTTCTTTGGAGATGGTCTTCCAGACGTCTgctcaaatcaaagcacaggACATTGAGAAGGCCGTGACCGACGTCTCCACATGTGAGGGATGTCTTCTGGCAAATTCAAGCTTCGCAAGTATGTTTGCCGCAATTCCTTCCAGAGCTTTACAAAGTTCTTATCCATATTTGTGTCTTTCCACTTAGCAACTTCCGAGCCAACTTGcactgattttgttttttcattttctttgcacATCTACGATAGAAACTAAACTGTGTGATAAGAAACCTTGCGAGGGGAAAACCACGACATGTTCGGAGAAAGACGACGGACATTTCTTATGCAGCTGTTCGAAGGATTACGTCACCACAGAATACAGTCAGAGAGCGTGTGTTGGTAAGTGAagccaaataaaaatataaataacagcCATGACAGAAACAGAAAGTAAAGTCAGCCATATTCATCCTCGAGTTGAATCAGGAGTTGAATCACTACTGACTCATTGTTCAGAAGATCTCATTTTGCAACTGTTCTTCCTCCGCAGCTTGCCCAAGTGGTCAGGAACCAAAGGGAACTAAGGAATGTGCAGAGTAGGTGCTTTCACAATCatgcaatactttttttttttctttatgtatTGTCTAGATTTtgaatcttctttttttttttttcagttgtccATATGGTTACTCCGGTTTTAACTGCAATGAATGTGAGTACGACCGTCAAATGATTTTGAAGTTAATGTGGATAAAAGTACATAAAATGTCATCAAATTGAAAGTCTAAATCCTCTTACTGTTGTTTGTTGTTAGCATGGAAGCTAGTTTTGGTCATCGTTGGCTCAGTTCTCGGGGGATTACTGCTCATCACAATCATCGTTCTAATCGTCGTGGCGACC comes from the Syngnathus typhle isolate RoL2023-S1 ecotype Sweden linkage group LG18, RoL_Styp_1.0, whole genome shotgun sequence genome and includes:
- the muc13b gene encoding mucin-13b isoform X2; the encoded protein is MANVTLKGAVELVVTNAVNPTEAPELTTLSPVTPGSNNPTEQPKPTMATPATPAPVNLTEQPKQTMATPATPAPVNSTEQPKSTTPTPATSGSTNPTEQPKPTAPTLATSGSTNPTLQPNQTTPGKNNSTISTDSVSPATDPKPTIVPDICERLPCPSGSQCEARANNSRVCLCMAGDYFNEGSQRCETAKVFPGQLGVPAIEFQNDMKNKTSPAFQLAAKQISHEVYILFTKTPGYLGSIVLELKKIEPPKVRAAPGVIASLEMVFQTSAQIKAQDIEKAVTDVSTCEGCLLANSSFAKTKLCDKKPCEGKTTTCSEKDDGHFLCSCSKDYVTTEYSQRACVACPSGQEPKGTKECADCPYGYSGFNCNESWKLVLVIVGSVLGGLLLITIIVLIVVATKAPKSSKKTKKDLETRSLDVIHFTDKEPLVTSLPTNQQGSLGKPAPVPGVKPFPSGAVPRIPRATAASRWDSGINLEMTPSNSRPSSVAHERGSWLNDNPEDVNGGPYSRPRNQTNPYAQSRPVNNPYSESQSANNPYVQDRPRTNPYARNQGQSNPVYSHDNERPFNY
- the muc13b gene encoding mucin-13b isoform X1 translates to MTPQLKFILCLFATCAVELVVTNAVNPTEAPELTTLSPVTPGSNNPTEQPKPTMATPATPAPVNLTEQPKQTMATPATPAPVNSTEQPKSTTPTPATSGSTNPTEQPKPTAPTLATSGSTNPTLQPNQTTPGKNNSTISTDSVSPATDPKPTIVPDICERLPCPSGSQCEARANNSRVCLCMAGDYFNEGSQRCETAKVFPGQLGVPAIEFQNDMKNKTSPAFQLAAKQISHEVYILFTKTPGYLGSIVLELKKIEPPKVRAAPGVIASLEMVFQTSAQIKAQDIEKAVTDVSTCEGCLLANSSFAKTKLCDKKPCEGKTTTCSEKDDGHFLCSCSKDYVTTEYSQRACVACPSGQEPKGTKECADCPYGYSGFNCNESWKLVLVIVGSVLGGLLLITIIVLIVVATKAPKSSKKTKKDLETRSLDVIHFTDKEPLVTSLPTNQQGSLGKPAPVPGVKPFPSGAVPRIPRATAASRWDSGINLEMTPSNSRPSSVAHERGSWLNDNPEDVNGGPYSRPRNQTNPYAQSRPVNNPYSESQSANNPYVQDRPRTNPYARNQGQSNPVYSHDNERPFNY